From uncultured Desulfobacter sp.:
GGTTGGAGTAAATGGCTTCGGACCCGCCCCGCAGGATCACGGCATTACCGGCCTTCAGGCACAGGCCTGCCGCATCCACGGTGACATTGGGCCTTGATTCGTAGATAATGCCGATAACCCCCAGCGGAATGCGCATTCTGGCCATTTCAATACCGTTGGGTCGGATGGAAGAATCCGATAAAGTGCCCACGGGATCTTCCAGGCCTGCCACATATTCCAGACCTTCAACCATCCCATCCAATACATTATCCGTAATGGTCAGCCGGTCGATCATGGCATCGGACAACCCGTTTTCCCGGGCCGCTGCCACATCCTTTGCATTTTCTGCCTGGATGACGTCTTTATCCTTTTCCAACTGCCGGGCAATGGCAAAAAGCGCTCTGTTTTTCTGTTCTGCAGGCAGAGCCGCCATAATCCGGGCTGCTGCCCTGGCCTGTTTGGCAATTTCAATGATCTGATTTTCCAAAGACATAGAATGGTTCTCCTTTAAGTTTTATAGTCGGGCATCATCCGGGTATGCGGTGATCATCAGATTATCCCTGTGAATCACCTCGTCATAGGATCTGAAACCTAAACGTTTTTTAATCTGGCTGGTCTTGCAGCCCATGATTTTTAAAATATCCGAGGCATTGTAATTGACCAGGCCCATGCCAAGGACCACTTTATCCTCAGTAATGAATTCCACGGGATCGCCTGCTTCAAAATAGTCTTCCACCCGGGTAATGCCTGACGGTAAAAGGCTTTTTCCCTGTTCTACCACGGCTTTCTGGGCCCCCCTGTCTATGGTAATTCTTCCTTTGGCCTGCAGGGTCAGTCCAATCCAGTTTTTCCTGGATGAGGCCTTTTGTCCATTGGGAACAAAATAGGTGCCGGTATAATTGTTGTCCATTATTTTGACCAGGATATCCTGTTCCAGGCCGCAGGCAATAATCATGGGAATGCCTGCCGATGTCAGTTTTTTGGCGGCGCTTATTTTGGTACCCATGCCTCCTGTGCCCAATGGTCCGGCTATCTCTCCGGCCATGACTTCGATTTCGCTGCACATGGCTGTTACCTCTCTGATAAGTCTTGCATCGTCATGCTTTCGGGGATCTTTATTGTACAGGCCGCCGATATCGGTAAGATTGATCATCAGGTCAGCGTCGAGCAGCATGGTGATCATGGCACCCAGGTTGTCATTGTCCCCGAATTGCAGGGATTTCACAGCCACGGTGTCATTTTCATTGATAATGGGTAGCACCTTCCACTCCAGAAGCGTGTTCAGGGTGTTTCTGGCATTCAGATACCGGCCCCGGTCACACAAGTCGCCTCTGGTCAGAAGAATCTGGGCCACTTTC
This genomic window contains:
- the proB gene encoding glutamate 5-kinase translates to MNTDQQFLALSKFKRVVVKVGSGVLTRKNSLNIDVINSISRQICVLHDRGMEVILVSSGAMAAGVKKIGLKKRPSETPKRQAVSAIGQADLIREWEKAMEHCGRKVAQILLTRGDLCDRGRYLNARNTLNTLLEWKVLPIINENDTVAVKSLQFGDNDNLGAMITMLLDADLMINLTDIGGLYNKDPRKHDDARLIREVTAMCSEIEVMAGEIAGPLGTGGMGTKISAAKKLTSAGIPMIIACGLEQDILVKIMDNNYTGTYFVPNGQKASSRKNWIGLTLQAKGRITIDRGAQKAVVEQGKSLLPSGITRVEDYFEAGDPVEFITEDKVVLGMGLVNYNASDILKIMGCKTSQIKKRLGFRSYDEVIHRDNLMITAYPDDARL